Proteins found in one Paenibacillus dendritiformis genomic segment:
- the iolG gene encoding inositol 2-dehydrogenase has product MLQVGIIGAGRIGKLHAGHIQQMRDAQVRAISDVCIEGLDAWASGLGIPVVTSDYRDLLNDPDIQAVFICSPTSTHAAIIEEAAQAGKHIFCEKPVSFSVNTTEQAVAAVKAAGVKMQVGFNRRFDHNFQKARDIVQTGKIGTPHLLRITSRDPEPPSAEYIATSGGLFMDMTIHDFDMARYVMQSEVIEVYAQGANLIDPRIGELGDIDTAIVSLRFANGALGIIENSRKAVYGYDQRLEAFGSAGSVTTDNDRASTALVSTADGVHMDKPLYFFLERYTQAYIREVEEFVRAVLDDRPIACDANDGLQAERIARAAKESLHSGRPVKLEHESVSVHGR; this is encoded by the coding sequence ATGCTTCAAGTGGGAATCATCGGTGCCGGGCGCATCGGCAAGCTGCACGCCGGCCATATTCAACAGATGCGCGATGCGCAAGTTCGCGCCATATCGGACGTATGCATTGAAGGACTGGACGCTTGGGCTTCCGGGCTTGGAATTCCGGTGGTGACAAGCGATTACCGCGATTTGCTGAATGATCCGGACATTCAGGCCGTGTTCATTTGCTCGCCTACGAGCACGCACGCCGCGATCATTGAGGAGGCAGCCCAAGCGGGCAAGCATATTTTCTGCGAGAAGCCGGTCAGCTTCTCCGTGAACACTACGGAGCAGGCTGTGGCTGCGGTGAAAGCAGCAGGCGTGAAGATGCAGGTTGGGTTCAACCGCCGTTTTGACCATAATTTCCAAAAAGCGCGTGATATCGTGCAAACGGGCAAGATCGGGACCCCACATCTGCTGCGCATCACGTCCCGCGATCCGGAGCCGCCATCGGCCGAATATATTGCCACATCAGGCGGCTTGTTCATGGACATGACGATTCACGATTTCGACATGGCGCGCTATGTCATGCAGAGCGAAGTGATCGAGGTGTATGCCCAAGGGGCCAATCTGATCGATCCGCGCATCGGCGAATTGGGCGATATCGATACCGCCATCGTCAGTCTCCGCTTCGCGAACGGCGCCCTCGGCATCATTGAGAACAGCCGCAAGGCCGTTTACGGTTACGATCAGCGTCTGGAAGCGTTCGGTTCAGCGGGCAGCGTCACGACGGACAATGACCGCGCATCCACCGCGCTAGTCTCTACGGCGGACGGGGTGCATATGGACAAGCCGTTATATTTCTTTTTGGAGCGGTATACACAAGCCTATATTCGCGAGGTCGAAGAATTCGTTCGCGCCGTTCTTGACGATCGGCCTATCGCGTGCGACGCGAACGACGGACTGCAGGCGGAGCGAATCGCCCGCGCGGCGAAAGAGTCGCTGCACAGCGGACGCCCCGTCAAGCTGGAACATGAATCCGTATCTGTGCACGGGCGGTAA
- the iolC gene encoding 5-dehydro-2-deoxygluconokinase, translating to MNALVFPANRPFDLIAIGRLCIDLNANEIHRPMEETRTFTKYVGGSPANIAIGAARLGMKSGFIGKLADDQMGRYIEQYLKEKSIDTSQLSVDKTGAVTGLTFTEIKSPTDCSILMYRDNAADLLLKPEEVSESYIKQTKALLVSGTALAASPSREAVFVALDFARKHGVFVFFDLDYRPYTWKNTAETSIYYQLAAEKCDFIIGTREEFDMMEKFAGHQADDRLTAEKWFGHHAQVVLIKHGGDGSIAYTKEGGSYKGGIFKTKVLKTFGAGDSYASAMIYGLMQGWELPRAMEYGSASAAIVISRHSCSEAMPTVEELNAFIDSAERT from the coding sequence ATGAATGCATTGGTATTTCCAGCGAATCGCCCGTTTGATCTGATTGCGATCGGGAGATTGTGCATTGATCTGAATGCGAACGAGATTCATCGGCCAATGGAGGAGACGAGGACATTCACGAAATACGTCGGGGGATCTCCGGCCAATATTGCGATTGGCGCGGCCCGTCTCGGGATGAAGAGCGGCTTCATCGGCAAGCTGGCCGATGACCAAATGGGCCGTTACATCGAGCAGTATTTAAAAGAGAAATCGATAGATACGTCACAGCTGTCTGTAGACAAGACGGGCGCCGTGACTGGCCTGACTTTTACGGAAATCAAAAGTCCAACCGACTGCAGCATTCTTATGTACCGGGACAATGCGGCCGATCTGCTGCTGAAGCCGGAGGAAGTGTCGGAGTCGTATATTAAGCAGACGAAGGCGCTGCTTGTGTCGGGAACTGCGCTGGCCGCCAGCCCGTCGCGCGAGGCGGTGTTTGTCGCTTTGGACTTTGCGCGCAAGCATGGGGTATTCGTGTTCTTTGATTTGGATTACCGTCCGTACACGTGGAAAAACACGGCCGAGACGTCGATCTACTACCAGCTCGCGGCCGAGAAGTGCGATTTTATTATCGGCACTCGTGAAGAGTTCGACATGATGGAGAAGTTCGCTGGCCATCAGGCGGATGATCGGCTGACGGCGGAGAAATGGTTCGGGCATCATGCGCAAGTGGTGCTCATCAAGCATGGGGGAGACGGCTCAATCGCTTACACGAAGGAGGGCGGATCCTATAAAGGCGGCATTTTCAAGACGAAGGTGCTGAAAACGTTCGGTGCCGGCGATTCCTACGCGTCCGCCATGATTTACGGCTTGATGCAGGGATGGGAACTGCCGCGAGCGATGGAATACGGCAGCGCGTCGGCGGCCATCGTCATATCCCGCCACAGCTGCTC